GGGAAGCGCATTCTGCTGACCGGCAAAGGGGTTGCCCTCAAGCGCCTTGCCTTCGGTATCGATGCGGAAAACCTTGCCGAGACCGCTCGATAGATCCTGCGCCTGCACACGCGGCTTTGCGTCCGAACGTTCACCGACGGTGACGTAAAGCTCGTTGTTCGGGCCGAAAACGAGGCGGGAGCCGAAATGTTTGTCGCCGTCATAGGTCGGCATCTGGCGGAAAATCACTGCAACATCTTCAAGTTTCGCCGCGCCGCCCTCTTCGGTCAGCTTGGCGGAGGCCACGGAGGTGCCGTTGCCGCCATCACGCGGTTCGGAGAAAGAGAAGAATATCTTGCGCGATGTCTCGAAATCCGGCGCCAGCGCGATGTCGAGAAGACCGCCCTGCCCATCGGAGGCGACATCGGGCACGCCGTCAATCGCAGGGCCGGCTTTGCCGTCGGCGACGATATGCATGGCGCCCTCTTTGGCAGCGACGATCATCCGGCCATCGGGCAGGAATTCCATGGACCACAGATGCGGCAGGCCTTCGGCGACAACGGTTTTTTCAACGTTTGGCTGGGTGGCAGCCTGCGGCGCCCGGGTCTGGCCCTCAAAAGCCGGTTTCTGATCCGGCGCATTCGGCCGTTTGGTTTCGGCAGCCGGAGCGGTCTGGGCGTGGGCGGCGCCGGCAAGCGGCACGGCGAGCAGCGCGCACAGGATCGTCGAACTCAGAAATCGGTTGTTGTGGAACATGGGTCTCCCTTCCATCGTTAAGGTCACGCAGGAAACCATTTGGGTAGAATTTCGTTTCCTTCGAGAGTTTCAAGAAAACTTGATCATTGCGTGTGTAGACGCCACGCTCTTTTCTCATCCATGCGAATTCATAGGGAACCGCGAGGCGTGGGCGACGTTTGGCCTCTGTTATACGGAGGGTGCCATGCAGATCATCGACAACAAGACGATAGACGGAAACAGACCGAAGCCGATCCTCAACGTCGCGGAATTCTGCCGCCGTTACCGGCTGGACAAGGCCGAGGAAGTCAGGCTCAGAAAGCTGTTCGGCGAGTTCGCTTCGCGGCACGAGCTTTTGATGAATGCACAGCGCAGGCCAAACTTTCGCTGATCATTCCTGCTGGTCGAGAGAGTTCCCGAAGATCATGAAGACATCATAGCGCGTATTCTTGCCGATGATCTGGTGTGAGGGCTTGCGAATGCCCGGCATCGGATCGGCGCGCAGCGGCCATTTCAGCACCACCCGCTTTGTTGCATGGGCAAGCGCCACCTCCATCAGCTCCACCTGATCCGGATCGGAGCCCACTAGTTCCCTCAGCACCCGCATTTCTTTTTTCACCAGCGCCGTATTGTGGCGGGGCGGATGCATGGGGTCGATGACCACCACCTCGGGTGAAAGCTCTTTCAGCAATTGACGGGAATCACCCTGCAGCAGCGTCATGCGCGACGCCGCCTCGGCATAGGCGCCGCCCGCTTCCAGGGCGCGGCTGATACCATCAGCGAGATGAGCATGCATGCCAGGCGAACGTTCGATAAGGGTGACCTCGGCTCCCAACGATGCGAGCAGGAAGGCATCCCGCCCCAGCCCGGCCGTTGCATCGACGATTTTCGGCGTGCGGCCTTTAGTGAAACCGGCGGCTTTCGGCAGGGCCTGTCCGCGCCCTTCGCCGGAGCGGAAACGGTGGCCAACCGCACCGCCAACAAAATCCACCACGA
This is a stretch of genomic DNA from Agrobacterium fabrum str. C58. It encodes these proteins:
- a CDS encoding PQQ-dependent sugar dehydrogenase, producing the protein MFHNNRFLSSTILCALLAVPLAGAAHAQTAPAAETKRPNAPDQKPAFEGQTRAPQAATQPNVEKTVVAEGLPHLWSMEFLPDGRMIVAAKEGAMHIVADGKAGPAIDGVPDVASDGQGGLLDIALAPDFETSRKIFFSFSEPRDGGNGTSVASAKLTEEGGAAKLEDVAVIFRQMPTYDGDKHFGSRLVFGPNNELYVTVGERSDAKPRVQAQDLSSGLGKVFRIDTEGKALEGNPFAGQQNALPEIWSYGHRNMQAAALDDQGRLWTVEHGPKGGDELNLPKAGLNYGWPVITYGVEYSGRSVGDGVTAKEGMEQPVYYWDPVIGPSGMAYYDGDQIPEWKGSFIVGGLVSQGLVILHIDGDKVATESRLPLEARIRDVKIGPDGAVYAVTEERGGGNSQILRIAKAG
- a CDS encoding class I SAM-dependent methyltransferase, with translation MKEQNESFVVDFVGGAVGHRFRSGEGRGQALPKAAGFTKGRTPKIVDATAGLGRDAFLLASLGAEVTLIERSPGMHAHLADGISRALEAGGAYAEAASRMTLLQGDSRQLLKELSPEVVVIDPMHPPRHNTALVKKEMRVLRELVGSDPDQVELMEVALAHATKRVVLKWPLRADPMPGIRKPSHQIIGKNTRYDVFMIFGNSLDQQE